The Couchioplanes caeruleus nucleotide sequence GCGGGCGCGTCGGACGCGTTCTCGCAGCGTGACGTGCTGATCGAGAAAAGCGGCGCGAGCCACGTGCACTTAAACCGCGCGTACCGCGGGCTGCCGGTCATCGGCGGCGACGTCATCGCCCACCTCACCGGCACGGGCGCGCTGAGCGCCGTGACGAAGACCCAGAAGGCCCCGCTCACGCTGTCGGCGACCCCGTCGCTGAGCGCGGCCAAGGCGGTCGGCGCGGCGACGAAGGCCCTCGGTGGCACGTCGATCGCCGGCGCCGCCCCGAGCCTGGCCGTGGACGCGCTGCCGGCGACGCCGGTGCTGGTGTGGCGCACGACGATCACCGTGCCGGACCCGGCCGGCGGGGACGGCGTCACGCACGTGCTCGTCGACGCGCACACCGGCAAGGTCGTCGACAAGTGGAGCGAGGTGCAGACCGTCGAGGGGTCGGGCACCGGCTACAACGTCGGCACGGTGCCGCTGGACACCACCAAGTCGGGCTCGACGTACCAGCTCAAGGACCCGGTCCGGGGCGGCACGTACACGACCGACATGAACAACCGGCGCATCGGCAAGGGCACCCTGTTCACCGACGCGGACAACGTCTGGGGCACCGGCACGCTCAGCAACGACCAGACGGTCGCCGTGGACGCCCAGTACAGCGTCGCCGAGACGTGGGACTACTACCTGGACACCTTCGGGCGCCAGGGCATCGCCGGCGACGGCGCGGGCAGCTACAACAAGGTCCACTACGGCAACAAGTACAACAACGCCGGATGGTCCGACAGCTGCTTCTGCATGATCTACGGCGACGGGGACGGCACCAACTTCGGCCCGTTCACGGCGCTGGACGTCGGCGGTCACGAGATGACCCACGGCGTGACCTCGCGGACCGCGGGCCTGGTCTACAGCGGCGAGTCCGGTGGCATCAACGAGTCGATGAGCGACATCTTCGGCACGCTGGTCGAGTTCTACTCGAACAACGCCAAGGACGTCGGCGACTATCTGATCGGCGAGAACATCGCGCTGGACCACACGCCGCTGCGCTGGATGGACGACCCGTCGAAGGACGGCGCCTCGGCGAAGTGCTGGAGCAGCACGGTGGGCAACCTCAACGTGCACTACTCCTCCGGCGTCGGCAACCACGCCTTCTTCCTGCTCGCCGTCGGCAGCGGGGCGCACACCGTCAACGGCGTCTCGTACAACAGCCCGACGTGCAACGGCAGCACGGTCACCGGCATCGGCAACGACAAGGCGGGCGCCATCTTCTACAAGGCGCTGACCACGTACATGACCTCGAACACCAAGTACGCGGACGCCCGTACGGCCACGCTGAACGCCGCCCGCGATCTGTACGGCGCCGGCAGCGCGGAGTACACCGCGACGGCGGCCGCCTGGTCCGCGGTCAACGTGGGCTGACACGCCCGCACGGCGGGGCCGCGCGCCATGGTGCGCGGCCCCGCACCGCGCAGAGATAATCATGACTGTGACCAACTGGGAGTACGCACGCCTCGAGTACCGTGCCGCGGGCACGTTCGGCGCCGACCGTTTCATGGACTGGACGGCCACCTTCTACCACCCGGGTGGCGTCCTGCGCTGGGGCACCGACGAGCGCTTCGACGACCTGAAGCACCTCAACCGGGCGGGCTCGGCCGGGTGGCAGGCGTACGACCGGGCCGCGATCCACGTCGTGAACGAGCCGCACCGGCTGCACGGCGTCACGTACTCGATGCGCCGCCCGATCCCGTAGGCCCGGCCGCCCCGGCGCGAACGTGCTGGGCGACGAAGAGGCCCGCCCGGTCCAGCGCCCGGTCGGCCTCGACGAGCGTGCCGGCGAAAGCCTGGAACACGTGCGGCACGCCGGCGGTGACGTCGAGGATCACGTCGACCTCGGCGGCCCGGGCCCGCTCGGCGATCCGGGTCGAGTCATCGAGCAGCAGCTCGTTGGTGCCCACCTGGAGCAGCATCGGCGGGAAGCCGGTGAGGTCGGCGCAGACCGCCGGGCTGAGCAGCTCCTGCCGCGGGTCCTGCCCGGCCAGGTACATCGCGCCGGTGCGCTCGAGTCCCTCGCCGGTCAGCAGCGGGTCGGCGGCCGCCCTGCTCCGCATGCTCGCGCCGGAGCGGGTGGCGTCGAGGCCCGGCGAGAAGGCCACCAGCGCGGCGGGCATCGGCAGGCCGGCGCGGCGCGCGGCGAGGCAGGTCGTCACGGTGAGGCCACCGCCGGCGGAATCCCCGGCGAGGACGACGGTCGTGGGGTCCGCGCCGCCGTCCAGCAGGGCCCGGTACGCAGCGACGGCGTCCTCGACCGCGGCCGGGAACGGATGCTCGGGCGCGAGCCGGTAGTCCAGCGAGTACGCCCGCAGGCCGGTACGCACCACCAGGTTGGCGGTCAGCGACAGCGCGGTCCGGGGCGAGCCGAAGACGAACGACCCGCCGTGGAAGTAGAGGATCGTGCCCGCGCGCGGGCCGCCGTCCGGCTCGACCACCAGCGCGGGCCGGCCGCCCAGCGTTTCGGGCCCGGTCCGCACGCCGCGGGGCACGATCATGCCCGCCATCAGCGCTTCGAAGCCGGCCCTGATCTCCTCGACCGGCCGCGGGCCCGAGGGCGCCGGCCGGCGCAGCAGCGCGTCGATGCGCGCGCGTTGTGCCATGCTCATGGGCTAGAGTATATGCCGTGGAATACACATCCTCCGACGGCCTGCTCGGCTTCTTCGACGACCTCGTGCGGTGCGAGACAAGGCTCTACAACGCGCTCAACGACCGGCTCCGCGAGCGGCACGGCATCGTGACGTCCCAGTACGAGTTCCTCCGGCACCTGCGCGACCACCCGCGGTCGCGGGTCGGCGACCTGGCGGGCCGGTTCGCCATCGGCGTCGGTGCCACCAGCAAGGGCGTCGACCGGCTCGAGAGCCGGGGCTGGGTCACCCGCGAGCCGAACCCCGCCGATCGCCGCTCGTCGGTGCTGGTTCTGACGGACGACGGCCGGCACCTGGCGGACCGGGCGGAGCAGACGGTCGCCGACGGCCTGCGCGAGCTCGTCGCGGTCCACCTCGGCGCGTCCGCGGTCACGGCCGCCGCGCGGTCGCTCGCGCGGCTGCGGGCGGCGCTGGAGGCCGATCAGATCGGCACGCCTGCGGGCTGAGGGCGATGCACGGATCCGCACCGGCAGCAGAGGCGGGCTTGAGCCCCGCTTGAACCGGGCCGCCGATCACATCGTCCGGCGACGCGTCACACAAGGGAGATGAGCATGTCGACGGCAGCAGCACAGGATGCCTCCCCGGTCTACGGCCTGCACCGGCCCCGGCTGACCGATGCGCGGGGCAGCCTGCACCGCACCCTGGAGGACCCCGCGCCGGTCTGGGACCAGGTGCTCGCCGGCGCCGGGCTGACCGGCACGGAGACCGGAACCGATGCCCTCCTGACGCTGGCGCACGTCATGATGGCGCGCGGCGGCGTGGTGGAGCAGTGCGGCCGAGCGCTGGACATCCGGATGCGCGCCTTCCTCGGCCTCGAGGAGGTCCGCGCCCTCATCGCCGCGGCTCGCGTCTGAGCTCGTCAGCCCGGAATGTGGCCTGCGCCTCAGCCGGTGACCGCCGTCTGCCGATCTTCACACTGTCGGAGGTGTCGGAGCCCGCTTGCGCGGGTGAGCAGGAGGAGCATCGGTGCGCCGTCCCCGGTTCACGATCAAGCTGCGGGTCATGGCATGCATGGTGGCGGTCCTGGCCGTGTCCATGCTGCTCGTCGTCGCCTACATCACCCGGCGCACGTCCGCGGACGCCCGCGCGTCGGGGTTCGCGCACGCCGAGGAGGTCGCCGGGCGCAACGGCGAGCAGGTCAAGGAGCAGATCACCGCCGGCCTCGGCACCGCCCGGGACCTGGCGCAGGTGCTGAGCGCCGCATCGGCACACGGCGCCGACCGGGAGCTGGTCACCGCCGAGCTGAGGAATGTGCTCGCCGCGCATCCCGACTACCTGGCCACCTGGACCGCGTGGGAGCCCAACGCCTTCGACCGCCGGGACACCGCGTTCCGCAACGCCGGCCCGGGCCACGACGCTACCGGGCGGCTGGTGCCGTACGTGTTCCGCGACGGCGACAAGATCACGCTGAGCCCGCTGACCGACTACGACAAGCCCGGCGCGGGCGACTACTACCTTGTTCCCCGCACCAGCGGCCGGGAGAAGGTGATCGAGCCGTACCACTACACCGTCGGCGGCAAGGACGTGCTCATGACCTCGCTGACCGTGCCGATCACCCGCGACGGCGCGGTGGTCGGGGTGGCCGGCATCGACGTGGCGCTCACCAGCCTGCAGGACCTGGTCGCCGGCATCCGGCCGTTCGGGACGGGGCACGCCGCATTGATCAGCACAGCGGGCGCGCTGGTCGGCGGCGGGAGCAGCGAGCAGGCCGGCAAGCCGGCACCCGGTGGGCTGACGGGACCCGCCTCCGCCGCGGCGCGGTCGGGCAAGGTCGAGCGGCACACCCTCGGCACCCCGGACGGCGAGACGCTCCAGATCGCCGCGCCGGTCCGGCTCTCCGCCGTCGACACCTGGACGCTGATCGTGT carries:
- a CDS encoding M4 family metallopeptidase, which encodes MRTRAIVTATTLAASAALAAPATLAAAAEPAPVTPALAASRATSAVAEHKAAFAAGASDAFSQRDVLIEKSGASHVHLNRAYRGLPVIGGDVIAHLTGTGALSAVTKTQKAPLTLSATPSLSAAKAVGAATKALGGTSIAGAAPSLAVDALPATPVLVWRTTITVPDPAGGDGVTHVLVDAHTGKVVDKWSEVQTVEGSGTGYNVGTVPLDTTKSGSTYQLKDPVRGGTYTTDMNNRRIGKGTLFTDADNVWGTGTLSNDQTVAVDAQYSVAETWDYYLDTFGRQGIAGDGAGSYNKVHYGNKYNNAGWSDSCFCMIYGDGDGTNFGPFTALDVGGHEMTHGVTSRTAGLVYSGESGGINESMSDIFGTLVEFYSNNAKDVGDYLIGENIALDHTPLRWMDDPSKDGASAKCWSSTVGNLNVHYSSGVGNHAFFLLAVGSGAHTVNGVSYNSPTCNGSTVTGIGNDKAGAIFYKALTTYMTSNTKYADARTATLNAARDLYGAGSAEYTATAAAWSAVNVG
- a CDS encoding alpha/beta hydrolase, which produces MSMAQRARIDALLRRPAPSGPRPVEEIRAGFEALMAGMIVPRGVRTGPETLGGRPALVVEPDGGPRAGTILYFHGGSFVFGSPRTALSLTANLVVRTGLRAYSLDYRLAPEHPFPAAVEDAVAAYRALLDGGADPTTVVLAGDSAGGGLTVTTCLAARRAGLPMPAALVAFSPGLDATRSGASMRSRAAADPLLTGEGLERTGAMYLAGQDPRQELLSPAVCADLTGFPPMLLQVGTNELLLDDSTRIAERARAAEVDVILDVTAGVPHVFQAFAGTLVEADRALDRAGLFVAQHVRAGAAGPTGSGGASST
- a CDS encoding MarR family winged helix-turn-helix transcriptional regulator translates to MEYTSSDGLLGFFDDLVRCETRLYNALNDRLRERHGIVTSQYEFLRHLRDHPRSRVGDLAGRFAIGVGATSKGVDRLESRGWVTREPNPADRRSSVLVLTDDGRHLADRAEQTVADGLRELVAVHLGASAVTAAARSLARLRAALEADQIGTPAG